The proteins below are encoded in one region of Chitinophagales bacterium:
- the rpsJ gene encoding 30S ribosomal protein S10, translating to MAQRIRIKLLSYDHSLVDKSCEKIVKTVRSTGAVVAGPIPLPTETKVFTVLRSPHVNKKAREQFKLCTYKRLLDIYTSSSKTVDALSKLELPSGVEINIKG from the coding sequence ATGGCACAGAGAATTAGAATTAAATTGCTTTCGTATGACCACTCACTGGTAGATAAGAGCTGTGAGAAAATTGTAAAAACTGTGCGAAGTACCGGTGCGGTAGTGGCAGGACCAATTCCCTTACCCACTGAAACAAAAGTATTTACTGTTTTGCGCTCGCCGCACGTTAATAAAAAAGCAAGGGAACAATTTAAACTCTGTACCTACAAGCGGTTGCTTGACATTTACACCTCATCATCCAAAACGGTGGATGCGCTAAGCAAATTAGAACTGCCCAGTGGTGTTGAAATAAACATTAAAGGATAA
- the rplN gene encoding 50S ribosomal protein L14, translated as MIQSESRLNVADNSGAREVLVIRLLGHSRQRYASVGDVVVVTAKDVIPAGQLKKGTVSKAVIVRTRNRIRRKDGSYIRFDDNACVLLNPQDEPRGTRIFGPVARELREKQFMKIISLAPEVL; from the coding sequence ATGATACAGTCGGAATCTAGGTTGAATGTGGCAGATAATAGCGGAGCGCGCGAAGTACTGGTCATCCGGCTGCTAGGTCACTCCCGTCAGCGATATGCTTCAGTAGGAGATGTTGTGGTGGTTACTGCTAAGGATGTAATACCAGCAGGTCAGTTAAAGAAAGGAACCGTTTCCAAAGCAGTAATTGTTCGAACACGGAACCGCATCCGGAGAAAAGATGGCTCTTATATTCGCTTTGATGATAATGCCTGCGTATTGCTTAATCCACAGGATGAACCGAGAGGTACACGGATCTTTGGCCCTGTAGCAAGAGAATTGCGGGAAAAACAATTCATGAAAATAATTTCATTAGCACCCGAAGTTTTATAA
- the rplD gene encoding 50S ribosomal protein L4: MKVEVLKMDGNKAGRSIDLPDTHFGIEPNDHAIYLAVKQFLANQRQGTHKAKEKSEVSGSTRKLHKQKGTGGARKGSIKNPLYTGGGRIFGPRPRDYSFKLNKKVKDLAKKSALSYKAKDNGIAVIEDFQLQDHKTKEYFRILKNLGVAEKKIILVIGEASNNLKLASRNLSKCKISTVKDLNTYEILNAGTLLFVESSLKQFESTNEVN, encoded by the coding sequence ATGAAAGTGGAAGTACTCAAAATGGATGGAAACAAGGCAGGCAGAAGCATCGATTTGCCAGATACTCATTTTGGTATTGAGCCTAACGATCATGCCATCTATTTAGCCGTAAAGCAGTTTCTTGCAAACCAGCGCCAGGGAACCCATAAGGCAAAAGAGAAATCTGAAGTATCCGGGTCTACCCGCAAGCTGCATAAGCAAAAGGGTACTGGCGGGGCAAGAAAGGGCAGCATAAAAAATCCTCTTTACACAGGTGGTGGAAGAATCTTTGGTCCCCGACCGAGGGATTACAGTTTTAAGTTGAATAAAAAAGTAAAGGATCTTGCTAAAAAATCTGCACTCAGTTATAAAGCTAAGGATAACGGAATTGCAGTAATAGAAGATTTTCAACTGCAGGACCATAAAACAAAAGAGTATTTCCGCATTCTTAAAAATTTAGGAGTGGCGGAAAAGAAAATTATTCTGGTGATCGGTGAGGCCAGTAATAATTTGAAGCTAGCAAGCCGCAACCTGTCAAAATGTAAAATTTCAACGGTAAAAGATTTGAATACCTATGAGATTTTAAATGCTGGTACATTGCTATTTGTCGAAAGCAGTTTGAAACAATTTGAATCGACTAACGAAGTAAATTGA
- the rplV gene encoding 50S ribosomal protein L22: MAEAKAVLRNCQSSPRKMRYVADVVRGMNAEKALYMLQYNAKHASKDIGKLLRSAIDNWEKQNEGTRVEDAQLIVKTVFVDGGKMLKRWLPAPHGRAYKKRKRSNHVTIIVDSKMVLIPEDKGGKSVPETAVADSSSAGVNTTPKKSRRRRKKEIETVAS, encoded by the coding sequence ATGGCGGAAGCTAAAGCTGTATTAAGAAACTGCCAATCATCACCGCGTAAAATGCGGTATGTGGCTGATGTAGTTCGGGGCATGAATGCAGAGAAAGCACTTTACATGCTTCAGTATAATGCGAAGCATGCTTCAAAGGATATAGGAAAATTACTGCGTTCGGCAATTGACAACTGGGAGAAGCAAAATGAAGGTACCCGCGTAGAAGATGCTCAGCTTATTGTAAAAACGGTCTTTGTAGATGGAGGCAAAATGTTGAAACGATGGCTGCCTGCGCCACACGGAAGAGCATATAAAAAACGTAAACGATCTAACCACGTTACCATTATCGTTGATTCGAAAATGGTGTTAATACCTGAAGATAAGGGGGGAAAATCCGTTCCGGAAACCGCCGTAGCAGATAGCAGCAGTGCCGGGGTTAACACCACACCGAAAAAGTCACGGCGAAGAAGGAAAAAGGAAATTGAAACAGTGGCATCATAA
- the rplW gene encoding 50S ribosomal protein L23, whose translation MVDVLIKPLISEKMNLITQKLNKVGFLVSKDANKIQIKSAVEKMYGVTVKGVATAVNPGKLTQRHTKTGSSKGMKSSYKKAYVTLAKGEAIDFYANV comes from the coding sequence ATGGTAGATGTACTGATTAAACCACTAATTTCTGAGAAGATGAATCTGATTACTCAGAAGCTGAATAAAGTGGGCTTTCTTGTTTCAAAAGACGCAAATAAGATTCAAATAAAAAGCGCTGTAGAAAAGATGTACGGCGTTACCGTAAAAGGTGTGGCAACGGCCGTAAACCCGGGTAAGTTAACACAACGACACACCAAGACCGGAAGCAGTAAGGGTATGAAAAGCTCTTATAAAAAAGCATATGTTACGCTGGCAAAAGGGGAAGCAATTGATTTTTATGCTAATGTGTAG
- a CDS encoding CBS domain-containing protein gives MKVNDILRRKGNSVYSITPGTSVYDALKLMAEKNLGGLLVMESEQLVGIFTERDYARKIILLGRASKDTLIRDVMTAEVRTITKDTEIGECMQLMTNKTIRHLPVMEDGKVTGIISIGDVVKFIIEEQQGIIEHLQSYIAGT, from the coding sequence ATGAAAGTAAATGATATTTTAAGGCGAAAGGGAAATTCTGTATATTCCATTACTCCCGGCACATCAGTTTACGATGCATTGAAACTGATGGCGGAAAAAAACCTGGGTGGATTATTAGTGATGGAAAGTGAGCAGCTGGTAGGCATCTTTACAGAACGGGATTATGCCAGAAAAATAATTCTGCTTGGCAGAGCTTCGAAGGACACGCTGATCCGTGACGTGATGACTGCCGAAGTGCGTACCATTACAAAGGATACGGAGATCGGTGAATGCATGCAGCTCATGACTAACAAAACCATTCGCCATTTGCCGGTTATGGAAGATGGAAAAGTTACGGGCATCATTTCCATTGGCGATGTGGTAAAGTTTATAATAGAAGAGCAGCAGGGAATTATTGAACATCTGCAGAGCTACATTGCAGGAACATGA
- the rplB gene encoding 50S ribosomal protein L2, with the protein MAVRKFNPVTPGTRFRIINSFSELTSDTPEKSLLVPAKKSGGRNSSGRRAMRYIGGGHKQMYRLIDFKRDKQGVPAKVQSIEYDPNRSAFIALLHYVDGDKKYILAPQGLKVGQTLLSGSDAPPEIGNALFLKDIPLGTIIHNIELHPGKGAAMVRSAGANAQLSAKEGKFAIIKLPSGENRMVLATCMATIGSASNPDHILETSGKAGRTRWKGTRPRNRGVAMNPVDHPMGGGEGKASGGHPRSRKGLLAKGLKTRHPKNPSSKYIISKRKK; encoded by the coding sequence ATGGCAGTACGAAAATTTAATCCGGTTACGCCGGGAACAAGGTTTAGAATCATTAACTCATTTTCAGAACTCACTTCGGATACACCTGAAAAAAGCTTATTGGTTCCGGCAAAGAAAAGCGGCGGTCGAAACAGCTCCGGGCGTCGTGCTATGCGATATATCGGAGGTGGTCATAAGCAAATGTATCGCCTGATAGACTTTAAACGCGATAAACAGGGTGTTCCAGCCAAGGTGCAGTCCATTGAATATGATCCAAATCGTTCCGCATTTATTGCTTTGCTTCATTATGTTGATGGTGATAAAAAATACATTCTTGCTCCACAGGGTTTAAAAGTTGGTCAAACACTTTTATCCGGTAGCGATGCCCCTCCTGAAATTGGAAATGCATTATTTTTAAAAGACATTCCTTTAGGTACCATAATTCATAACATAGAGTTACATCCTGGCAAAGGCGCCGCAATGGTGCGTAGCGCAGGTGCAAATGCACAGCTTAGCGCAAAAGAGGGAAAATTTGCAATAATAAAATTGCCTTCCGGCGAAAACCGCATGGTGTTGGCCACCTGTATGGCTACCATTGGCTCAGCATCAAATCCTGACCATATTCTAGAAACATCAGGAAAAGCAGGCCGCACAAGATGGAAAGGAACACGTCCGCGTAACCGTGGAGTGGCAATGAATCCGGTTGATCACCCTATGGGAGGCGGTGAAGGAAAAGCATCTGGAGGCCATCCGCGCTCCAGAAAGGGTTTATTAGCGAAGGGTTTAAAAACACGCCATCCTAAAAATCCATCCAGTAAATACATTATTAGTAAAAGAAAGAAATAA
- the rplC gene encoding 50S ribosomal protein L3, whose translation MKGIIGKKVGMTSYFDEGGKSISCTLIEAGPCVVTQVKTNDSDGYNAVQLGYDTKKDKNTTKPLKSHFAKAGSPAKKKVIEMRDFEIQKSPGDTVTVEIFEQGEKVNITGTSKGKGFQGVVKRHGFHGVGGSSHGQHDRNRAPGSLGGSSYPARVFKGLRMAGRDGGKTIKIRNVSVLKILPDQNLIVVNGCVPGPKGSYVIIKK comes from the coding sequence ATGAAAGGTATTATAGGGAAAAAAGTAGGCATGACCAGCTACTTCGATGAAGGTGGCAAAAGCATTTCATGCACCCTTATTGAAGCGGGTCCTTGTGTAGTTACTCAGGTTAAGACTAATGATAGCGACGGTTATAATGCCGTTCAACTGGGTTACGATACTAAAAAGGACAAAAACACTACTAAGCCGCTGAAAAGCCATTTTGCCAAAGCAGGCAGTCCTGCCAAAAAGAAGGTTATTGAGATGCGGGATTTTGAGATCCAAAAAAGTCCTGGCGATACTGTAACAGTGGAAATTTTTGAGCAAGGAGAAAAAGTCAATATTACGGGAACTTCCAAGGGGAAAGGATTTCAGGGTGTAGTAAAGCGTCATGGATTTCATGGTGTTGGAGGTAGTTCTCATGGCCAGCATGACCGCAACAGGGCACCTGGTTCATTAGGTGGATCCTCATATCCTGCACGGGTTTTTAAAGGATTGCGGATGGCGGGAAGAGATGGCGGCAAAACGATTAAGATTCGCAATGTTTCGGTATTAAAAATCTTGCCGGATCAGAACCTTATCGTGGTGAACGGATGTGTTCCGGGACCGAAAGGTTCTTATGTTATCATTAAGAAATAA
- the rpsS gene encoding 30S ribosomal protein S19 has protein sequence MSRSIKKGPYVDHSLQQKVDKLSQSGRKTVIKTWSRRSTITPEFVGHTFAVHNGNKFIPIYVSENMVGHKLGEFAPTRNFKGHSSKKIVA, from the coding sequence ATGAGCAGAAGCATTAAAAAAGGACCATATGTCGACCATTCCCTTCAGCAAAAGGTTGATAAATTGAGCCAATCCGGAAGAAAGACGGTTATTAAAACATGGTCACGGCGGTCCACTATTACACCGGAATTTGTGGGTCATACTTTTGCAGTCCATAATGGAAATAAGTTTATTCCTATTTATGTAAGTGAAAATATGGTAGGTCATAAATTAGGTGAATTTGCTCCTACCAGGAATTTTAAAGGTCATTCATCTAAAAAAATTGTTGCTTAA
- the rplE gene encoding 50S ribosomal protein L5: MEKFTPRLKKHYTEQVIPALQKQFSFKSIMQVPRLEKISINQGVGAATADKKLIDNAIQEMTSISGQRAVSTKSKKDISNFKLRVNTAIGVRVTLRGEKMYEFLDRLIAVALPRVRDFKGINDKSFDGRGNYTLGVTEHIIFPEIDIDKITKINGFDITFVTNTTKDEEAKALLSELGLPFKKDK; this comes from the coding sequence ATGGAAAAATTCACTCCAAGATTAAAAAAACATTATACCGAACAGGTAATTCCGGCCCTGCAGAAGCAATTTAGTTTTAAATCAATCATGCAGGTTCCACGCCTGGAAAAAATCAGTATTAATCAGGGTGTGGGCGCGGCAACGGCGGATAAGAAATTAATTGACAATGCCATCCAGGAAATGACTTCTATTAGCGGTCAAAGAGCGGTATCAACCAAGTCTAAAAAAGATATTTCCAACTTTAAATTGCGGGTTAACACTGCCATAGGAGTAAGGGTAACACTTCGTGGAGAAAAGATGTACGAATTTTTAGATCGCCTTATTGCTGTGGCATTGCCACGTGTTCGTGATTTTAAGGGAATCAACGATAAAAGTTTTGATGGCAGAGGAAACTATACACTCGGTGTTACAGAACATATCATTTTTCCGGAAATCGATATTGATAAAATAACAAAAATCAATGGGTTTGACATCACTTTTGTTACTAATACTACCAAAGATGAAGAAGCAAAAGCTTTATTAAGCGAATTAGGTTTACCCTTCAAAAAAGATAAATAA
- the rplX gene encoding 50S ribosomal protein L24: protein MHVRKNDMVYVRSGEDKGKKGRVLEVLVAEGKAFVEGVNIVSRHTKPNAKNTQGGIVKKEAAVPVSKLMLLDPKGGKPTRVGRKIVDGKSVRFAKGAKSSGEIIK, encoded by the coding sequence ATTCATGTCAGGAAAAATGACATGGTATACGTCCGTTCCGGAGAAGATAAAGGAAAAAAAGGCAGGGTGCTTGAAGTGCTTGTGGCAGAAGGGAAAGCATTTGTAGAAGGTGTTAATATCGTCTCGAGACATACCAAGCCAAATGCAAAGAATACTCAAGGCGGGATTGTAAAAAAGGAAGCGGCCGTTCCTGTTTCTAAGCTTATGTTGCTCGATCCCAAAGGTGGCAAGCCAACGCGGGTCGGCAGAAAAATAGTTGACGGAAAATCTGTACGTTTTGCAAAGGGAGCAAAGAGCTCCGGTGAAATAATTAAGTAA
- a CDS encoding T9SS type A sorting domain-containing protein produces the protein MKIKCSISLVILMNLFYAQVILGQVWRPLDQGLNNTVFAMCVDSQNNQLYVGGHFTKAGSIKVQNLSIWDGNTWLNAPDMQDQVNALIYFKGHIYVALDNGWVGYIQDNDFVIAGTFDNYVSCFALYKDTLYAGGHFTTAYGFFGEDDREVNHIARFDSIGRWVSLGKGVTGPIDPEVEAMHEYNGDLVAGGFFNMAGDSAVKNIARWDGTNWRPMKKGLYDPDNEYSAYVDAMDTFQGKLVVGGEFHQAGSIPCHSLATWSGESWDTLEYVVTNSVRTIYSSFGNLYVSGIIDDGLSAWNGVNWYQLNWGGAGDIFSFRTFQGHIYAGGGFYQLKDSLNEIAYLDYATSAGSIVSDESFLLFPNPVSGKLIINYNISQPAQLLLSDPYGRTLKSFTISPASKNEVIDVHNLASGMYLVALQSAGKRISQRVMVVR, from the coding sequence ATGAAAATCAAGTGCTCAATATCCCTTGTGATACTGATGAATCTTTTTTACGCTCAAGTTATATTGGGTCAGGTTTGGAGACCTTTAGATCAGGGTCTTAATAATACGGTTTTTGCGATGTGTGTAGATTCTCAAAATAATCAATTATATGTAGGAGGTCATTTTACTAAGGCAGGAAGTATAAAAGTGCAAAACCTATCCATTTGGGATGGCAATACTTGGCTTAATGCTCCTGACATGCAAGACCAGGTAAATGCTCTTATTTATTTCAAAGGCCATATATATGTGGCTTTAGATAATGGTTGGGTTGGATATATCCAGGATAATGATTTTGTAATAGCCGGTACTTTTGACAATTATGTAAGCTGTTTTGCTCTTTATAAAGATACCTTATATGCTGGAGGGCACTTTACAACAGCTTACGGTTTTTTTGGTGAGGATGACAGGGAGGTAAATCACATTGCAAGGTTTGATAGTATTGGAAGATGGGTTTCATTGGGGAAAGGCGTTACGGGTCCAATAGATCCGGAGGTAGAAGCTATGCATGAGTATAATGGTGATTTAGTTGCGGGCGGATTCTTTAATATGGCCGGAGATAGTGCTGTAAAAAATATCGCACGCTGGGATGGAACGAATTGGCGTCCCATGAAGAAAGGCTTATATGATCCAGATAATGAGTACTCAGCTTACGTTGATGCGATGGATACCTTTCAAGGCAAATTAGTCGTAGGTGGTGAATTTCACCAGGCTGGTTCAATTCCATGCCATAGTCTTGCCACTTGGTCAGGCGAGTCATGGGATACATTAGAATATGTTGTAACAAATTCGGTAAGGACAATTTATAGTTCATTCGGTAATTTATATGTTTCAGGAATTATTGATGATGGGCTATCCGCGTGGAATGGCGTTAACTGGTACCAGCTGAACTGGGGTGGCGCGGGAGATATTTTTTCATTCAGAACTTTCCAAGGCCATATATACGCAGGAGGCGGATTTTATCAATTAAAAGATAGTTTAAATGAAATAGCATATCTTGACTATGCGACTTCTGCTGGTTCCATTGTGTCTGATGAATCGTTTTTACTCTTTCCTAATCCTGTAAGCGGTAAACTCATCATTAATTATAACATTAGTCAGCCCGCTCAGCTTTTACTTAGTGATCCATATGGAAGAACTCTCAAATCATTTACGATATCTCCAGCCTCTAAAAACGAAGTCATTGATGTACATAATCTTGCCAGTGGAATGTATTTAGTTGCTCTGCAGTCGGCAGGAAAGCGAATCAGTCAAAGGGTAATGGTGGTACGATAG
- the rpmC gene encoding 50S ribosomal protein L29 produces MANKKINFKELSTQEVVEKLKEDRMHYKKMKFNHTVSQLENPIVLRRSRRDIARMITELKKRETAINK; encoded by the coding sequence ATGGCAAACAAAAAAATAAATTTTAAGGAGCTGTCTACGCAGGAAGTAGTTGAAAAATTAAAAGAAGACAGGATGCATTATAAGAAAATGAAATTCAACCATACCGTAAGCCAGTTGGAAAACCCGATTGTATTGAGAAGGTCACGCAGAGACATAGCCAGGATGATAACGGAATTAAAAAAGCGCGAAACCGCTATTAATAAGTAA
- a CDS encoding sulfotransferase — protein MAFIFVVGNSRSGTTMMGRILNNHSRIHTFPELHFFEQLWSGKDKDKILSADQAVKLATTLLNISDKGYFAVREPAKYSVEAQQLTNNLQDEKLTAAKVFASVIVHEARKNHKEFPCDQTPQNVFYIPEILNAFPDSRIINMVRDPRDVLLSQKRKWKRRFLGGKHATWYETIRAWTNYHPITISKLWNSAVKSGDSTKDERLLTVRFENLLKNSDNTIEQVCEFIGIDFSIALKEVPQIGSSSGMDKKDVKGINSSRAQSWLKGGLNKTEIWFCQRLCKEHMQQYGYRAESIVANPFFVVGYYLLFPVKLGFAFLLNLHRMKNIAETIRKRL, from the coding sequence ATGGCGTTCATTTTTGTAGTTGGAAACAGCCGAAGCGGCACCACTATGATGGGTCGCATCCTGAACAACCATTCAAGGATCCATACATTTCCCGAGCTCCATTTCTTCGAACAATTATGGTCAGGTAAAGACAAGGATAAAATACTGTCTGCAGATCAGGCAGTAAAGCTTGCAACTACATTGCTCAATATTTCTGATAAAGGATATTTTGCAGTGCGGGAACCAGCAAAATACAGCGTTGAAGCCCAGCAGCTGACCAATAATCTCCAAGATGAAAAACTTACAGCTGCAAAAGTTTTTGCATCGGTTATAGTACATGAGGCAAGGAAGAACCATAAAGAATTTCCATGCGATCAAACACCTCAGAATGTCTTTTACATTCCGGAGATTTTAAATGCATTTCCTGATTCGCGAATCATTAATATGGTTCGCGATCCGCGCGATGTGCTGTTATCTCAAAAAAGAAAATGGAAAAGAAGGTTCCTCGGCGGCAAGCATGCTACCTGGTATGAAACCATCCGCGCCTGGACAAATTATCATCCTATTACTATCAGCAAGCTCTGGAATTCGGCAGTAAAGTCTGGTGATAGTACTAAAGATGAACGCTTATTAACGGTTCGTTTTGAGAACCTTTTAAAGAATTCCGATAACACTATTGAGCAGGTTTGCGAGTTTATTGGAATCGATTTTTCTATTGCGCTTAAGGAAGTGCCGCAAATAGGATCTTCAAGCGGAATGGATAAAAAGGATGTGAAAGGAATAAACTCATCCCGGGCGCAGAGCTGGTTAAAAGGAGGACTGAATAAGACTGAGATCTGGTTTTGTCAGCGACTATGTAAGGAACATATGCAGCAATACGGATATCGGGCAGAGAGTATTGTGGCGAATCCTTTCTTCGTAGTTGGTTATTATCTCCTTTTTCCTGTTAAGCTGGGATTCGCTTTTTTACTGAATCTGCACCGTATGAAAAATATTGCCGAAACAATCCGGAAGCGCTTGTGA
- the rpsC gene encoding 30S ribosomal protein S3, producing MGQKANPIGNRLGIIRGWESNWFGGKEFAEKLVGDEKIRTYLRARISKGGIAQIVIERTLNRITITIHTSRPGIIIGKGGGEVDRIKEELKKITDKEVQINIVEIRRPEIEAAIVADTVARQLEARINYRRAIKMAMASALRMGAEGIKVRISGRLGGAEIARSEEIKQGRVPLHTFRADIDYALGEAQTVYGKIGIKVWICKGEVYGKRDLSPNVGQKTNEMQRPKGAGPGGDRRRAGGAPGGIGRGRDKDRDRGRAKE from the coding sequence ATGGGACAAAAAGCAAATCCAATAGGTAACAGGCTTGGAATAATCAGGGGTTGGGAATCCAACTGGTTTGGAGGTAAGGAATTTGCCGAAAAACTTGTTGGCGATGAAAAAATCCGGACATACCTGAGGGCCCGTATTTCTAAAGGAGGCATTGCCCAGATTGTAATTGAGAGAACGCTTAATCGTATTACTATTACGATTCACACTTCCCGTCCCGGTATCATCATCGGCAAAGGCGGAGGAGAAGTTGATAGGATTAAGGAAGAATTAAAGAAGATTACAGATAAAGAGGTTCAGATTAATATAGTAGAAATCCGCCGTCCGGAAATCGAAGCTGCAATTGTTGCAGATACCGTTGCACGGCAGCTTGAGGCACGAATAAATTATAGACGTGCTATTAAAATGGCGATGGCATCAGCTTTAAGAATGGGTGCTGAAGGAATAAAAGTGAGGATCAGTGGCCGTTTGGGTGGTGCCGAAATTGCTCGTTCGGAAGAGATTAAGCAGGGAAGAGTGCCGCTGCATACCTTTCGGGCAGATATTGATTATGCCTTGGGCGAAGCGCAGACCGTATATGGTAAAATAGGCATTAAGGTGTGGATTTGTAAAGGAGAAGTCTATGGTAAGCGTGATCTTTCTCCAAATGTGGGTCAGAAAACAAATGAAATGCAGCGACCGAAAGGAGCCGGTCCCGGAGGCGATAGAAGAAGAGCTGGCGGTGCTCCTGGTGGCATAGGAAGAGGAAGGGATAAGGATAGAGATAGAGGTCGTGCAAAAGAATAA
- the rpsN gene encoding 30S ribosomal protein S14, translating to MAKESVKARERKRASMVAKYAEKRKALKAAGDYAALDKLPKNSSAVRMHNRCQLTGRPRGFLREFGVSRNKFRDLALNGKIPGITKASW from the coding sequence ATGGCAAAAGAATCAGTTAAAGCCAGGGAAAGAAAGCGGGCAAGTATGGTGGCGAAATATGCTGAAAAACGAAAAGCCCTCAAAGCCGCCGGCGATTATGCCGCACTGGATAAGCTCCCGAAAAATTCTTCTGCAGTCCGCATGCACAATCGCTGCCAGCTGACCGGCAGGCCACGCGGATTTCTTCGGGAATTTGGTGTTTCAAGAAATAAATTTCGGGATCTTGCCTTAAATGGGAAAATTCCGGGCATCACAAAGGCAAGCTGGTAA
- the rplP gene encoding 50S ribosomal protein L16 yields the protein MLQPKKTKYRKTQRGKMKGNDVRGAQLSFGSFGLKTLDQAWLTDKQLEAARVALTRHMKREGQVWIRVFPDKPLTKKPAEVRMGKGKGNPEGWVSVVKPGRILFEAEGVSLAIAKEALHLAAQKLPVHTKFVMARDYKA from the coding sequence ATGTTACAGCCGAAAAAGACAAAATACCGTAAAACACAGAGGGGTAAAATGAAAGGTAATGATGTGCGTGGTGCTCAGCTGTCGTTTGGTTCCTTTGGATTAAAGACCCTGGATCAGGCCTGGCTTACAGATAAACAACTTGAGGCGGCACGTGTGGCTCTAACACGGCATATGAAGCGGGAAGGGCAGGTGTGGATACGTGTATTTCCGGATAAGCCTTTAACAAAAAAACCTGCGGAAGTACGTATGGGAAAAGGTAAAGGAAATCCTGAAGGCTGGGTAAGTGTGGTAAAGCCCGGAAGAATTTTATTTGAGGCGGAAGGCGTATCACTAGCCATAGCGAAAGAAGCATTGCATCTGGCAGCACAGAAATTACCTGTACATACCAAGTTTGTGATGGCCCGTGATTATAAAGCGTAA
- the rpsQ gene encoding 30S ribosomal protein S17 gives MERNLRKSRIGIVTSNKMNKSITVSIERKVKHPLYGKYLKKTKKFMAHDEKQEASIGDTVRIMETRPLSKSKRWRLVEIVEKVK, from the coding sequence ATGGAAAGAAATTTAAGAAAATCAAGGATAGGTATTGTTACCAGTAATAAGATGAATAAATCTATTACGGTTTCTATTGAAAGGAAGGTAAAGCATCCCCTGTATGGAAAATACCTGAAAAAGACTAAAAAATTCATGGCTCATGATGAAAAACAGGAAGCCTCTATTGGGGACACCGTTCGAATAATGGAGACCAGGCCGTTAAGCAAAAGTAAGAGATGGCGTCTTGTGGAAATCGTTGAGAAAGTAAAGTAG
- the rpsH gene encoding 30S ribosomal protein S8: MVTDPIADYLTRMRNALAANHRIVEIPASNVKKRLTEILYDKGYILKYKFEDNERNQGVIKIALKYNQVTKQPAIRTLRRASRPGLRKYASADELPRVINGLGITVISTSHGLMTDKEARAQKIGGEVLCYIY; the protein is encoded by the coding sequence ATGGTTACCGATCCTATAGCAGATTACCTTACCCGCATGCGCAATGCATTAGCTGCAAACCATCGCATTGTGGAAATTCCCGCTTCTAATGTAAAAAAACGCCTCACGGAAATTCTTTACGATAAAGGGTATATTTTAAAATATAAATTTGAAGATAATGAAAGGAATCAGGGAGTCATTAAAATTGCTTTAAAATATAATCAGGTTACTAAACAACCGGCCATCAGAACACTGCGTCGGGCAAGCAGGCCGGGTTTAAGAAAATACGCTTCGGCAGATGAATTGCCAAGAGTTATTAATGGATTGGGAATAACAGTTATTTCTACATCTCACGGATTAATGACTGATAAGGAAGCGCGTGCCCAAAAAATTGGGGGTGAGGTTTTGTGCTATATTTATTAA